The following are encoded in a window of Candidatus Limnocylindrales bacterium genomic DNA:
- a CDS encoding GNAT family N-acetyltransferase, with translation MLNHLPGSLNSEIPEVTSSQTQPLAYPLREADAERWTRFVTEHPEANLYHTLLWRDIIGEIFGHQPFYLLCESEGNLTGILPLFLVRFPFLGSKLISIPYDIGSGGALVSDEASELALVEQAIKLAREMQVNYLELRYGSSRPALARLQLVQSEPVLISEMELDNEEQVLACLKEDHRKAIRKAQNRGVIVREARSLEDFRTFYQIYLQVFHDFGTPPYGAHYFPTLWKRLHGSGSARLLLAYVHQRCVGGLLLFCWGKNLISKFAACLPEAVPLRAYVALYWRAIQLGLELGYRKLSWGTSSRNQTGLIEFKERWGARTRPAVIYHLPVRGKAPSLEKYYDSEGLARQLWRKLPLKVTPSIGGLINRWFC, from the coding sequence ATGCTAAACCATCTTCCTGGAAGTCTGAATTCAGAGATACCAGAAGTTACTTCATCCCAAACTCAACCCCTGGCTTATCCCCTGCGGGAAGCAGATGCCGAACGCTGGACACGTTTTGTTACCGAACATCCCGAAGCTAATCTCTATCATACCCTTCTCTGGCGGGATATCATTGGGGAAATCTTTGGGCATCAACCTTTCTACTTGCTGTGTGAGTCGGAAGGAAACCTAACGGGTATCCTTCCCCTGTTTCTGGTCAGGTTTCCCTTCTTGGGGTCCAAGCTCATTTCAATCCCCTATGACATCGGTTCTGGAGGAGCTCTGGTGAGCGATGAGGCATCGGAGCTGGCCCTTGTGGAACAGGCCATAAAGCTGGCGCGAGAAATGCAGGTTAATTACCTGGAGTTGCGTTATGGATCTTCACGTCCGGCATTGGCCCGGCTCCAGTTGGTACAGAGCGAGCCGGTATTGATCTCGGAAATGGAACTGGATAATGAGGAACAAGTATTGGCCTGTCTAAAGGAAGACCACCGTAAGGCAATTCGTAAGGCGCAAAATCGAGGAGTCATAGTCCGGGAAGCCAGGAGTTTAGAGGATTTCCGTACATTCTATCAGATCTATCTACAAGTTTTTCATGATTTTGGGACCCCTCCCTACGGGGCCCATTATTTTCCAACGTTATGGAAGCGCTTACACGGATCTGGGTCTGCTCGCCTGCTCCTGGCCTATGTCCATCAGCGTTGTGTGGGCGGCCTCCTCCTTTTCTGCTGGGGTAAGAATTTGATCAGTAAGTTTGCCGCCTGCCTTCCTGAGGCGGTTCCTTTACGAGCATATGTGGCACTCTACTGGCGGGCGATTCAACTTGGCCTGGAACTCGGCTATAGAAAATTGAGCTGGGGAACTTCGTCTCGAAACCAGACGGGATTGATTGAGTTTAAAGAACGATGGGGTGCGCGAACCCGCCCGGCCGTAATTTATCACCTGCCCGTCAGGGGAAAGGCTCCATCCCTGGAAAAATATTATGACTCAGAAGGACTGGCCCGACAACTCTGGAGAAAACTCCCCCTGAAGGTAACTCCCTCTATAGGGGGACTTATCAATCGCTGGTTTTGCTAA
- a CDS encoding lysylphosphatidylglycerol synthase transmembrane domain-containing protein, with translation MNRFTPHFWIILRTVLGIGLLYYVLSTTGIWSSINRLISILWLLPGLVVLTLFGATVEAKRLGYLFRSQGICLPFGKGYQLVTVGTFFNFCIPGGTGGDVMKLYYLTLENPGRGIEVATILFIDRAVALFSLLFLIVGLALFNRQFVKDYLLIQWLVIVAGIGMIGILVGIILSCSLRTRIGKLSYPLLTRIRIPFFCYLERAFKVLSAFRDYKGVLLGAAFISLCGHLALTGMFLLVGREFFPQVSGLTVGLLALLGMLVNALPITPGGLGVGEAAFNGLFGLLGYMGGAQLMLAWRLGTIPLCLIGCGLYIWGVQREGHPIRQARQISLFRSSPEEVNSKS, from the coding sequence ATGAATCGTTTTACTCCTCATTTCTGGATAATACTGCGGACGGTCTTGGGGATCGGTTTACTCTACTATGTACTTTCAACAACCGGGATCTGGTCCTCCATCAACCGGTTAATTTCCATTCTGTGGCTGCTGCCGGGTTTGGTCGTTTTAACCCTGTTCGGGGCAACGGTGGAAGCTAAACGACTGGGATATCTCTTTAGATCCCAGGGAATTTGTCTCCCATTCGGTAAAGGATACCAACTGGTTACCGTGGGTACTTTTTTTAACTTTTGTATACCGGGGGGGACAGGAGGGGATGTTATGAAATTATATTACTTGACCCTGGAAAACCCCGGTCGTGGCATTGAAGTTGCCACGATTTTATTCATTGACCGTGCGGTAGCTTTATTTTCTCTCCTGTTCCTGATAGTTGGATTGGCCCTCTTCAACAGACAATTTGTGAAGGACTATCTACTTATCCAATGGCTTGTGATCGTTGCAGGGATCGGCATGATAGGGATACTGGTTGGAATTATCCTTTCCTGCTCCCTACGCACCCGGATCGGTAAACTCTCTTACCCCCTCCTGACCCGAATCCGAATACCTTTCTTCTGTTATTTAGAGCGCGCCTTTAAGGTACTTTCTGCATTTCGGGATTATAAGGGAGTTCTCCTGGGCGCTGCATTTATTTCTCTCTGTGGCCATCTGGCACTTACCGGCATGTTTTTGTTGGTCGGAAGAGAGTTCTTTCCCCAGGTCTCCGGTCTTACCGTCGGTTTATTAGCCCTGCTCGGCATGCTGGTCAATGCGCTACCCATAACTCCAGGTGGACTGGGAGTCGGTGAAGCTGCCTTTAACGGATTGTTCGGGTTACTGGGTTATATGGGCGGGGCCCAATTGATGCTGGCCTGGCGTCTCGGCACCATTCCCCTCTGTCTTATAGGTTGTGGACTCTATATCTGGGGCGTTCAGAGGGAGGGTCATCCCATCCGGCAGGCCCGTCAAATATCCCTGTTTAGATCCTCACCGGAAGAAGTGAATAGCAAGTCATGA
- a CDS encoding glycosyltransferase family 2 protein gives MKNNKPKTLSVVIPVYNSLDNLKQCLVALAESQYHDFEVLVVDDGSTEPIEPLVTSYGFRYLRIDGPGGPARARNYGVANVTGRYVVFIDSDVCVHKDTLARFAEAFASDPTLDAVVGSYDEAPADPGFLSQYKNLFHHYVHQTCSGEITTFWSGCGAIRRDLFIAFGGFDEQRYRRPAIEDIELGTWLSAAGYRIVLDRRIKGKHLKRWTLWNLLKTDIFDRGIPWTRLMLRVGTLANTLNIKPSQRVSVLLVYLAMWLALAGIWWSMAWVGAGLAALIVTFLNRDFYRYFAKHSGIWFMIRVIPMHWLYFIYCGFCVVGGTLLHYLEQISHSPPSSARPLKAG, from the coding sequence ATGAAGAATAACAAACCTAAAACTTTATCCGTTGTTATACCCGTCTACAATTCGCTGGATAACCTGAAACAATGTCTTGTTGCACTGGCGGAGTCCCAATACCATGATTTTGAGGTGTTGGTGGTAGACGATGGTTCCACAGAGCCCATCGAACCTCTGGTAACCTCCTATGGATTTAGATATTTGCGAATCGATGGACCGGGAGGACCTGCACGGGCACGAAATTACGGGGTAGCCAATGTCACCGGGCGATACGTTGTTTTCATTGATTCCGATGTATGCGTACACAAAGATACACTAGCCCGATTTGCTGAAGCCTTCGCTTCAGATCCGACCCTTGATGCCGTAGTAGGCTCCTATGATGAAGCTCCGGCCGATCCAGGTTTTCTTTCCCAATACAAGAATCTTTTCCATCATTATGTGCATCAAACCTGTAGTGGAGAGATCACTACTTTTTGGAGCGGATGTGGGGCAATACGACGCGATCTATTCATAGCCTTTGGGGGGTTTGATGAGCAGCGATATCGTCGCCCGGCCATCGAAGATATCGAGCTGGGTACCTGGTTAAGTGCCGCAGGATATCGGATTGTCCTGGATCGTCGTATTAAGGGGAAACACCTGAAACGCTGGACCTTGTGGAATCTCCTCAAGACCGATATCTTCGACCGGGGGATCCCCTGGACACGTCTAATGTTACGGGTAGGTACCCTCGCCAATACCCTTAACATTAAACCATCTCAACGCGTGAGTGTCCTGTTAGTTTATCTGGCGATGTGGTTAGCTCTGGCAGGGATATGGTGGTCGATGGCGTGGGTTGGTGCGGGATTAGCAGCACTGATCGTTACTTTCCTCAATCGTGATTTTTATCGGTACTTCGCAAAGCACTCAGGTATTTGGTTTATGATCCGCGTGATTCCCATGCATTGGTTATATTTTATATATTGCGGGTTTTGCGTTGTGGGGGGGACCCTGCTCCACTATCTGGAGCAGATATCCCATTCTCCCCCTTCATCGGCCCGACCCCTCAAAGCAGGTTAA
- a CDS encoding DegT/DnrJ/EryC1/StrS family aminotransferase — translation MDKYTDDYEREFAHRLGVSYAITFGYARHALTSILMVSGLKPQDEIILSPLTCRVVPLALLSLNLKPVYVDISADTLNLDPRQVESAMGKATRGILFQHTYGHSTGIEAVREIALQNQIPVFEDCAQCLPYRTKGRYPGSWGQAAIFSNNLLKPLPAGSGGVAVTNDPELARKIREIQRDLPRPGKFADIRLRAEIWFQKYLLRPAWYWPLFNLYRKINPGYKVRPVQVEITHEITHKAYRASRYQMQEGRRWLYKIESNAAHRHLCCTEYSRALRGLKHLILPIAETSQPLYYFPVLVENKEALLRQARRKHIELIAWPLRTPIYPIENEPDLLAYGYRPGTCPVAEDVATKLIGLPTHSRITAEDRNRIIALLRN, via the coding sequence ATGGACAAATACACCGATGACTATGAAAGGGAATTTGCACACCGGCTCGGGGTCTCCTATGCCATTACTTTCGGATATGCACGGCATGCCCTGACGAGTATCCTCATGGTTTCGGGTTTAAAGCCCCAGGATGAGATTATCCTTTCCCCTTTGACCTGCAGGGTCGTCCCTCTGGCTCTACTTTCGTTAAATCTTAAACCGGTCTATGTAGATATCTCAGCGGATACGTTAAATCTCGACCCACGGCAGGTTGAATCGGCCATGGGAAAGGCCACTCGAGGAATACTTTTCCAGCATACTTATGGTCATTCAACCGGAATTGAAGCGGTCAGGGAAATTGCCCTCCAAAACCAAATCCCGGTGTTTGAGGATTGCGCCCAATGCTTACCGTATCGTACAAAGGGTCGGTATCCTGGAAGTTGGGGACAGGCCGCCATATTTAGCAATAATTTACTCAAACCGCTTCCTGCCGGAAGTGGAGGGGTAGCTGTCACCAACGATCCTGAGCTTGCAAGAAAAATCCGAGAAATTCAAAGGGATCTACCCCGGCCCGGTAAATTTGCCGATATCCGACTCCGTGCAGAAATTTGGTTTCAAAAATACCTCCTTCGACCGGCATGGTACTGGCCACTCTTTAATCTTTATCGAAAAATCAACCCGGGTTATAAAGTACGCCCGGTCCAGGTAGAAATAACCCATGAAATAACCCATAAAGCCTATCGGGCCAGTCGTTATCAAATGCAGGAGGGACGGCGCTGGTTGTATAAGATTGAATCCAATGCAGCCCATCGCCACCTTTGTTGTACCGAATACAGTCGGGCTCTCAGGGGTCTTAAACACTTAATCCTCCCCATAGCCGAGACGTCTCAACCTTTATATTACTTTCCGGTCTTGGTCGAAAACAAGGAGGCTCTGCTCAGACAGGCTCGTAGAAAGCATATCGAACTCATCGCCTGGCCCCTCAGAACCCCGATCTATCCCATCGAGAACGAGCCAGATCTCCTGGCTTACGGCTATAGACCTGGTACCTGTCCGGTTGCTGAAGATGTGGCCACTAAATTAATCGGTTTACCTACGCATAGCAGGATTACGGCTGAGGATCGGAACCGAATCATCGCTTTGCTAAGGAATTAG